The genomic interval catggcacctgttagtgggtgggatatattaggcagcaagtgaacattttgtcctcaaagctgacgtgttagaagcaggaaaaatgggcaagtgtacggatttgagcgagtttgataggggccaaattgtgatggctagacgactgggtcagagaatctccaaaactgcagctcttgtggggtgttcccagtctgcagtggtcagtatctatcaaaagtggtccaaggaaggaacagtggtgaaccagcaacagggtcatgggtggccaaggctcactgatgcacgtgggaAGCGAAAGCTGGGTCGTGttgtccgatccaacagactaTTGCAGCTCACAAACTGCTCAAGAATTTAATACTGGTTCTGTAAGAATACACAGGTGTAAGGTGtaagaatacacagtgcattgcagtttgttgcgtttgttgcatagccgcagaccagtcagggggcccatgctgacccctgtccaccgccgaaagcatgaacagtgggcacgtgagcatcagaactggaccacggagcaatggaagaaggtgatctggtctgatgaatcacattttcttttacatcacgtggatggccgggtgcattTGCGTCACTTACCTGAAGAATACAtgacaccaggatgcactatgggaagaaggcgtgaggcagtgtgatgctttgggcaatgttctgctggggaaccttgggtcctgccatccatgtggatgttactttgacatgtaccaactacctaagcattgttgcagaccatgtacaccctttcatggaaacggtattccctggtggctgtggcctctttcagcaggataatgcaccctgcgacaaaacaaaaatggttcaggaatggtttgaggagcacaacaatgagtttgaagtgttgacttggcctccaaattccccagatctcaatccaatcgagcatctgtgggatgtgctggacaaacaagtccgatccacctcgcaacttacaggacttaaaggatctgctgctaacatcttggtgccagataccacagcacaccttcaggggtctagtggagtccatgcctcaacgggtcagggctgttttggcagcaaaagggggaccaacacaatattaggaaggtggtcataatgttatgcctgatcagtatattttaaaatgtaatttattcctgtgatggcaaagctgaattttactccaatcttcagtgtcacatgatccttcagaaatcattctaatatgctgatttggtgctcaagaaacatttcttattattttcaatgctgaaatcagttgtgctgcctaatattttagtggaaactgtaatgcaattaaaacattttttcaggattttttgataaatataaaagttaaaaagaacagcatttatttgtgacATATATATGTCCTTTACTATCACTTTagatcaatttaacacatccttgcttAATactcatttcttaaaaaaaaaaaaaaaaaatttgaacaatagtgtaaatCAAGTAATTCTTCATACCTTCACTTGTCACACCCTCCTCTCCTTCATCTCCTTTCTGAAGGCAAGTAGAAAAAGGGTAAAATATTTCAGCGCatgaagctttttaaaaaagtagcACATTTTATTTGCAACCACATCAAACATTATAATTTCTTCCCTTCAAAATACCAATAGAAGTTTTCTTGATTTAACAGATTATCTAAATTATATTACCCAAAACATCCAAAGACATTAGTACagaaaataaaagtgttaaaagCATGTCAAGCAGGGTTCACTACGCagtgtactaaaataactgacAGAATATTCCAGAAAAGTAAGGAACGCAGCAAAACCATACAAGGTAAGTCGTTAGTGACCCCAAAAAGAGGGTACAAGGTAGTCAGCCAAGAATAAAAAggcaaacaaaaagaaatatgCCACTACAAGGGCATATTTCTTTTCAAATAAGTGGGTTATGTCCTGaagaagatgaaaaaaaaaaaaattaaataaaaataaacgaAAGGAAATCTCACCACATCAGTACAGAGCCACTCCTCAATGTCATCCATGACAGAGGACTGGTCAAGAGCTGCCTATGGGCCCAAACCATGGGCCGGAGCAaagcaaataataaataaaaataataatcccaagaaaacatgacaaaacaaacaaacaaacaaacaacaaaaaacaaaacaaaaacaataagaCTTTAACATAAAAGTCTTAATCCAATATTAGTAAACTATCCCCTTATAGACACATGTGGTAATAACTGAAACACATGCACAGCACGTCACCGCAGAAAACAGCAATTCAAGACTCTATTGAGCTGCACTGGCTGAATATCATTCAAGAATTactaatatgtaaaaataaaagtatattcTGAATTCCTGCTTCCAGAAAGAATTTTTTGCAACTCAAATGTTTACGTTCATCAACTACTGTCATCTTCCTCTGAGTGTGGAGTATGGTACACTACATAAGATTCTGTGAACTTGTACATACTTAGCATAACAGTAACTCATTTTCATCTTTCTAAACCACTCCAAAAGAAGTATGTAAACATCCAGCTCTATGATGTCTTTGACATGAAAACAATGAGTCCACACAGACATATGCTTAAGGAAACGGCAAGAAACTGtcctaaaataaacacacacacacacgtttgttattgtgaattgtggggacattccataggcgtaatggttttatactgtacaaaccgtattttctatccccctacactacccctacccctaaacctacccatcacagaaaactgcacatttttactttctcaaaaaaattctgaatgatttataagcttcttgaaaaatggggacatggggtaatgtcctcataagtcaccctctccttgtaatacccatgtcattatacaaatttgcgTCCTGATGTGTCACAAAAACACGCGCTCATGCACGCGCTCATGCACGCGCACACAcgcgcatacacacacacacacgcgtgcGCGGAAACTTACCCCAGTGTTTTGTTGTCTGACATCCAAAGTCGGGGCCACTCCACTTGAAGCCTTTGTGTCTTCGAATGGTGCACTGAGAGTTCAAAACCAGCAATGTGTGagttaaattctaataatataatataatataatataatataatataatataatatgtttatgatgccCCTCCCCCACCTTTACTACAACTGGATAATAGTAATCTGTgaatataataattcatttagACTATctgatttaatatttttcattaaattagacattattcaacataaataaataaataaatatttttttaaataaaaatttaattaggGATGTTAATGTTGTGAGGCTTATGGCAGTCATTTTACCTAGTGGTGGGGCAAGATGGACCCTCctcttaatttaaaattttgtgcAATTATAACTAATTAGTTAAATGTTTCCTTTTATTTCCCTTAATATGATGTATCATCATAAAGCCATctttaaatagaataaaattgacatacatagagcacatcacATATGGTAAACACGAGAACCAATGAAGTTCGTTTTATCGCGACGCACACACAAGCTTCTTGAAacaggttttattaaaaaatatctcaatttgagCTTCAAAGATTGACTAAAGTctaatgggtttggaacgacatgcattaaaattttgatttgtttcaTACCTCTTCCGCTCAGGAATGGTACCAGTCCTGGTCTGGGCAAACATGTCAAAGTCATCTTGGGGTTGACAGGTAGTCAAAGAGCTCAAGGTGCCAGTCACACTATCAGAACCGACATCTGTGAAGCATCGGTATTCTCACATTAGTACAGGCAAACAAATCAGCTTGTCTCTACCGATATCTAAAATGTTAACAATATTGTGGACCCAAGGTACGAGACTCACCCAAACCAGCCAGTCTGGAGGACAGCGTGACTGGAGAGGCAGAGCGAACTGCAGCCACAGAGGGAGGCAGGCTGGACGGAGGAGTAGCGCTGATCCTGGGACTAACCACCGCAGGAGACCCCGGTCCCAGGTCAATCAGGTTATCTTCTGTCGCCTCGTTCAGGACCTGTGGATACGCAACACCATTTCACATAGACACATTGGTTACAGACACTTTAGGGGGAAAGATTATTTACTTGCTATCTTACCTTTACATCATGAACATTTTCAAACTGGTTTACATACTTCtttttactaatttttttttttttttaacttaaaaagtaaaaaaaaaaaaaaaaaagagagagaaacccTGCAGTCAGTTCTATAGGTTGAGAGAAGTACATACATTGCATACAATACATACATTGCTTTCACCGGTTTCACCAAGTCTTTTGTGAGAGGAAGTCTAATCTGTAACTCAAAGTACACTAAGAATTGATGAAAAGGTGAAGTGGTGAGACTTTACAGGAACAATGACTGTTAGACTGGGCAAGAGAGGGAAGGCTAAGGAATTTTCTCAGGCTAATTATTACTCAGTGTGTGCGAATGTTACTCATAGCCTTTGTTTCTTTGCTGCTTGAAAAATGTATGTTGCTGTATTTTAGAGGAGTTGtgcttaaaaaatgtgtttgaatcCTCTATTCTATAAGTCAAAagcacttaaaggattagttcactttcaaatgaaaattacccaaaagctttactcaccctcaagccatcctagatgtatgtgactttcttctttctgacgaacacaattgtagaaatattaatattaaaaaatcctgacgcatctgagctttataatggcagtatgcgttaccaaacgagtatgagctgaagaaagggtctccatccacatccatccatcataaacatactccacacggctccagagggttaataaaggccttctgaagcgaagcgatgcgtttgtgtaaaaaaaaaaaatatatccatatttaacaagttatgaagtagaATATCTAGCTtacaccagaccgccttctgtattcttcaaaaagcttacactgtaCATCCTACACCCtttcctattcaacttatggaattGACGCgatgccagttccgttttttccttaatttgaatacggaaggctgtctggtggaagctagatattctacttaataacatgttaaatatggatattttttttacacaaacgcatcgcttcgcttcagaaagcttttattaaccctccgAGCCATGTGGTgtacacatttatgatggatggatatggatggagacagctcatactcgtttggtaacgcatactgccattataaagctcggatgcctttggatatttattaatatttctacgattgtgttcgttagaaagaagaaagtcatatacacctaggatggcttgatggtgagtaaagcttagggtaattttcatttgaaagtgaactaatcctttaaaaaagaaacaccAAATTACAGCCCATAAGCgcccataaataaataataatagacaCATGCTGTCAAAATGTGATTTGTCAGAAGCAATTACACAGCTGTGCTCTATAGTTGTACTGTGTAATAAAGTAGAAAAAGCACATTAACAATCTGTGATAAATGCCTCTGTAACTGGCTTCAGATTCTATGACAGTGAATTACAGTACATCATATTTAATTTGTGCATCTAGCTTTTCCGTAGTACTAGACATCACATGAGTAAATTCAACAAtagttttttaacaaaaaatacccaaaatacattactattcaaaagtttggagctggaaaggtttttttttaatgtttttgaaagaaatcccttatgctcaccaaggttgtatgtatttaatcaaaaatacagtaaaacagtaatattgtgaaatattattacaattaaataactgttttctacttgaatgcattttaaaatgtcttttattcctgtgatggcaaagctcaATTTTTAGCAtcactactccagtcttcaatgtttCAAggcccttcagaaatcattctaatatactgatttggtgcttgagaaacatttcttattattatcaatattgaaaacaattgtgctgcttaacgcttttgtggaaactgtgaaatatattttttttgtcatcgtaccccaaacttttgaacagctgTGTATGTCTCTCATACAATcctgaaaatgactaaaatagtCTAAAGTAGCAGAATATTGCTTTGTTGTGctattaaaaatcatatttccATTACATGAAATGCACCGTTCCTAAATCCCCatttctttatttgaagcagTGGAGGAACTAGTACTAGGGTAAGCAAATGGAGGGGTTGGCAAGCAAAGGTCACAGACTGCGGGACAGGCATTCTACATGCTAGCGGAGGTTCACTGGATGCAACACGGGACTGGGACTGCACCAGCCAATACTGACATAACATTCTTTAGCATCTGCATGTCCAAGTAAAAAATGAGATTAGATGACTCATACTTGCCTCCCTCAGCTAGCAataccaaaaatataaaaataagaaaaacaaatcacaaaacAGACCAAACCACACAATAAGTAACACCAACatgcaattacattttaagttgaAAACCGCACATGATAAAAGTGTTTTCATCTCAAAGCAAATGTACCATGCTTTCTCAGAGCATATTTTAGAGCAAAAAGCAAGCAATGAGGGCAAGAGAATGACTCTGAGCTGTTCTTTTGGCATGAACAATTTACCTTACGTGTGTTTGGAGGGggtaaaaaacacacacattgatGAACCGATGCTAACACATGGATAAAACAACTTTCCTAAAGAAGACACAACCTACCCCATTGTTTACGCCTTGTGCAGTTCGGCCAGATCGGAACCTCTCGTATCTAAAGAAAAAGCAAGGAAAGTGAGCAAACAAAATCAACTAATTAAACTCTTACCCTCACTTAAAATAGCCTTTTCATTAAGCTTTaaggataattcacccaaaaatgaaaattctgtcaccatttactcacactaatgttgttccaaaaccattaagactttggttaatctttgaaacacaaatatatttttcagtaaAACAGGAGATGTTTCTGTTCCTCCACTGAATGTCCAGGTGaccaaaaaaaatccataatggTCATAAAGGAAGTAAAATGAATCCACACGAATCTAGCGGTATAATCCAAGTCTTGTGAAGTGATACAaacactttatatgataaacaaatttaatttaggcttttattcacatataaacacatataCAGAAGCTTGTGTGTGCATCACATGCTAAAAACAAACGTCACTGTTTTTTGTGCATCAACGCTTCTGTGTGTATCATATgtgatgtgctctatgtatgtgtgtcCATCTTTGTatagatataaataaaagtctaaattaaatctgttcatcatataaagtgatcatatCTCTCCACAAGACTTGGATTgaactgctcgattcatatggattcatttcaTGACGCCTTTATGATCTTTTTGGATCTTCTGATTTTTTGGTTACCTGGGCCTTCAATGAAAGGACAGAAGCCTCttaggtttcattaaaaatatcttaatttgagtttCAAAAATTAACCAAAGTCTAAttggtttagaacaacatgagtgaatgattacattttttgggtgaactatcctttaaaaaaaaaaaaaaaaggtaaattcATCCTGCTTGTTTACACCTCTCATAACGTAGGAAGATGTTGTTGAGGTCGTCGTTGACGTGCAGGAGCTCCTCCGTGACTTCCTCATTGGACACGCGTGAGATGAGCTCAACTATCCTCTGCTGCATGGCCCTGCATGTCCTGTTCAATTCCTTCAAACAAAGCAAACAAACCTTGTAATactgaataataaaaattgtcaaCATAATGCTGTACCAACACTCCCTCTAGTGGCCTTATGTAGCTCTTTCAAGACTCCAGCATAAAAAAACTGAATGAGAAACCTGCAGAAGCTCATGATCAGATGGATCTTCTTGACCGGGAACCATCTCGGTCAACATCTCCGACATCACCTTAGTGTTCCCACGCACAATGTCGAGCTCACTGCGCAGCTTGCAAATCTATTCAATGATATTGTATAATATCATTATGCAATCTGTGAATACAAACGTTGATCAATTTCAATAAAAGAATGAAACAAGGAGGTTCTACAGTACCTGTTCAGGGGAGGGGTTAATGGGCCCAGAGATGTGCAGATTGGGAATCTGTGGGGAAGTGTGGGTCACAGGGGCAGAGAAGGGAGGAGCGGAGGCAGGGTGAGGCTGTGGCTTGGGCTGGACTGGAGCACTGTATTTCGGCTGATCCAACTCTGGAGCAGTTTGCAACTATTATCAACAGAGCAAGACAATGAGCTATATTGCAGAGATAAAGAGGGATGGTAAAGCGATAAAGTTAAGTAAATGATAAaaggacattatattttagagGAGGCTGCCATAACTTCAACAATTTGACAAACAAACCATAACATGTCTGGCGTCAACACTTACCCTTTGCGGTGTGTGAATGGGGGACAAGGTCTCCAAGTCAGATCGTGGAAACTCTATACCTTTCCTCTTCATTTCTTCATAGACGTGGACTACTCCTGTTAAATCTGGACTACTCCTAAAGGCATCTGCCCATGCCTGATGACGTATAGAGTACATGCAAACTTAATATGTGAAAACATGACATATAAAAATGCATCAGAATAGATATTAATCAATATAGTTTATTACTGgtgtataataataacatttctaAAGCTAATCAAGGAACGCAAGTTCAGCTGCTCAGATCTTCTCTACTTGAACATTCAGTACCTTGTTTTGCAAAACAtgctacactactgttcaaaagtttggggtcaagaTTTTTCTAATGAAATCTTGCAAGAAGActctcaccaaagctgcatttatttgatcacaaatagagtaatattgtgaaatattattacaaattaaaataactgtttctattttaatatacattaaaatgtaatttattcctgtgatgggtgaattacgccagtcttcagtgtcacatgattcttcagaaatcattttattatgctgatttgctgctcaagaaatatttcttattattatcaatgttaaaaacagttgtgaaagttcaaaagaataacatttatttgaaatacaatttctttactgtcacttttgaacaatttactgtgtccttgctgaataaaagtattaatttctttcaaaatttctatttttatttctaccccagacttttgaaaacCATTGTAGTAACTACAATCAGGTGActcttttaaataaagttgtttgaatgtcaaacaaaaatgcaaaacacaaaCATCACTTGCCTAGTTCTCTTTGGACAAAGCCAGTCTAAAGATtccattttgatcattttattatGAGAAATTTCTGGCATCACATTAAATGCAAGACCATGTAAACTGAAGTCACCCTTGGTCATTGGAGCCAAACATGGTAACCTGATCCACAAGGTTGTAATGAGCACAACTTCAGTGCCAACGAATCAGCAAGATCTCCTTGACTACCGAGCATCAGGTAACCAGCCCCATGATGCACCTCCtctcgctctttctctctcatcatTGCCCTCTTTTTGAAATGGTTCATGTCACGTTTCCTTTCCTCATGTTGTGTTTAAACCATAAGGCAACACATTTTTCTTTACTGATCATGAACAACCAAAACCCAAAAAAATCCAGATTTTTGCCATACCTGTATCAAAGCTAGTACTTTGTCCTGCACTATGGCGGGCGGGTTGTTTTTAGGAGATATAATTTTCACCAAAACGCCATCAATGAAGTCCCGGGTGGTGACGAGGGCGTGGAACCGATAGCCACAGTTCTTTACACATGTCTCAAGAACCTGAACACattataaaaatctaaataaacagGACAATCTAAAAGGAATTATCAGCCGTACAGTAGGACTGTAAAGAGAAAAGTTCCATTGACTGTTGCCCACCGTCAGTGTAAGCATCACCTCCCTGTAGTTTTTATTCCCATTAAGCCTCTTCTTCACAGCTCTTATAGCATCCTTAGGCCTATAAATCAGATAAATAACACATATATGCAGCTAAAAAGCAATTCATTATGAAGTTACAATGACAAGGTCAAGTGAATGAATTATGTTCTGCTAGAAAGCATTGACAGGTTCCATAAATAACACATTGTTGATGGCTTTTCAATTTATATAATGTCCTCGACTTGGTCCTTCAGCCatagttaaacattttattcacagGCAAAATGTGAAGCTATAAAAATGACAGCAACTTCTGGATTTATGTAACAATGTTTTAGTTTCCTAAGGTTTACTGAATATGTCAGCAAGAAGCTATAAATCATGCATCTTTAATGTCTCACCCATCTTCTGTTTCATTGATTATGTCACATATTTCCATATTCAAGGTCCAGTCTTCACTTTGCAGGGAGCCATCTGTGGCCCTTTCTGGAGAAGATCAAAAGGCAAACTAATAGGAGTATAGGTTACTGCCTGGAACTAATAAGAGAATCTGGAAAAAACATCGGCAATGATGACAATGCACTGATCTGCAAACTGCTGTGCAATATGTGCTTGATTGCTGGGTGTCTTCCAAAGAAAGCGGCCATGTTCCTCACAGAGTGGCCATTTATAAATCTTGATCAATAGTATGATTCATTTACACACATTACCTCAAGCTTTAGCTATGAAACTGGGTGTGAGAGATAAACGCAGTGTCCTCTGGCTAGCAAGCTAATACCAGCTGTAGTACTTCAGCTTGCTTAAATTCGTTTCAGCATTTCGCCTCTCTAGAATTTGCCATTTAAAGAATTAAgaaaattactattttatagCACATTTTGGAACTAACTGTGAGTTAGACCAGCTAGCATGAATGAGCATTAGCTGTTAGCCAGCTAACTGACAGGCTATCCATATGTTGAGCTTCTGTACAGCGGCTCAGCTAAATGCATCGCTTTAAACGTTAACCTGTTGCAACACAATTTTTAAGCATCATTTAACTTCTGAAAAACATACCAATGCACTGTCCCACCGGAGTACTGTATGGGTTTCCCAGCAAGAACTCCATCTTGTCAACATATCCAACGATTAACAGTCAATGAGACAGTAAACACTCAAGCCCCGCCCATGAACGACTCCTATTGGTCGCTTAATTCAGGCCTTCAAAGCTATTGGCCGAAGCTGCAGTCCGTTACTGAAATGACACGCCAGctaattaaagggacagtagtaAACTTGTTGACATGACTGCTTTATACCGCACGCAGGTATGATATTACAAATGGTTATGTATCAGTTTGCCCTTTCAGACTATGCACTTAAGTACCAGACGTTTTATATGTGACTTTGACCTTAAGGGAACTGCTTGAAAAACATGAGTCTGGGTGACCATGTAGCAAAAATAACTGAGATGACTgtaatttatcaaaaaaaaatctccatttattttttgtttataacaTATTTGCTGAAATGTTTCACATCTTTGACATTAAAATACTGGGATTATGCATTTACACTCTTTCCAAGCTGAAGATGTTATCATGACCTTAAACAGATATATTATTGCTCAAAACATAACTGGACAGCAACATCATTTTACTGGTTAGGTAACTGATGTCACCGCTGCTTATTGCAAAAAGCAAACAAAGACAGAGATAACAACAAATCTCATTTTTCAGTCCCATAAAATGCCTTTTTGGCCTTATCAATCCTGTAAAATTTTTCTCTTAATGGCTGTGCTTTCAGAAGACAGATACACAAACATTGCTCCAGCAGCTGTTCGTGCCCGCAACTCATACATGTCATAATCATGAGCCCATTCCACATTTCCCCAGTGCTGGATCTAAGACAAAGCAGAACAGAATGTACAATAATCATTAACATGGGAAAAATGGTACCAAGGCAAGGATCATTAAACAGTTGGAATAAAAATAGAAGCCACCATACCTGGTATTCTTCCTCAAGTCTGGACAGCAGAACCGCTTGCTCCACGCTTAGGTGTCTGTCAATCAGCCCAAAGGACAAGACCAACGATTTCAGCTGAGTGATCACATACTCAAGCCCTGAAGGAACATTAAAAACTGCACTGTTCAAACAGGCCCATTCACATAAGATGCAAAATCTTATGTAAACATGCCCATTTACATAGGATGCAAAAGCACCACAAATCTTTACCTGTCAGAGCCCAAAAATTGTAGGAATTAAGGTGTTGACGAAATGTATCCTTAGTTTCTTCTGGGATTTGAGGGCCCATTATATTGGAGGATGAACCAATGACTACATTGTATCTAGAAAAAGATGTTCATATACACCTTTATTGTGGCTATATACTTTGATATATTGGCTATATATTGTGATTATTACATATTGTAGCCAAAATTACCAAATATTACCTTTGTTCTATCCAGTTCAATACAGGGTCCCATTCATTTCTCTGCAGTTCCACAAGACCTGGAGGTTCTTCTACTCTGTAACTAAAGGGAAGATAGATctgatttaataaaatcataatacTTTCAGCATTTAGCAGAAATTTTGGGAGATCTAATACCATTTATCTTTAATGCAATTATGTGGCACAATAATGGTAGAAAAGGTCAAGTAAAGTCTTggtataattaattaaataccatCAAGTAATAAACCTCACCAGATAGTGTCAGTCTCCAAAAACTTTAAAGCTGCTGAGATCATTTGTTCTTCTGTCCTTTGCGTTGGATTATCAAGAGCTGTGTTGCAAAGAGTGGTctgtatggacagaaaaaagCCTTTTAACATACAATTTAAGTCAATTCAATTGTATTTGTATatcactttttacaatacatattgttgcaaagcagctttacagaaaaacacgttaatatttataatatcttaatttctttatATAGTTGCTTTATAGctgcatttagcagattagagtTGGGCAATAATATAGTtcacagtcatgtgaaaaagaaagtacaCCCTCTTTGAATTCTATGGTTTTAcatatcaggacataataaaaatcATCTAGACCttagcaggtcttaaaattaggtaaatacaacctcagatgaacaacaacaaatgaTATATCATACTGTgtcattatttaacaaaaactagaCCAAAATGGAGTACACCCTTACTGCTTCCATAGGAATTAAGAGAGTAAGTGGAAGTCAGACACTGCTAATCAAATGCCTTTGATTAACTGATCATCAGCAAGCGTGACCACCTCtataaaagcaaacattttggcagtttgctggtctggagccttcaggtgtgtgttaacacaatgccaaGGAGGAACCTTAAATAAGCAATTGTTGTGGCCCATCAATATGGGAAGGGTTATAAGGCCATTTCCAAATAATTTGAAGTCCATCATTCTACAGTgaggaagattat from Ctenopharyngodon idella isolate HZGC_01 chromosome 12, HZGC01, whole genome shotgun sequence carries:
- the tom1l2 gene encoding TOM1-like protein 2 isoform X2; protein product: MEFLLGNPYSTPVGQCIERATDGSLQSEDWTLNMEICDIINETEDGPKDAIRAVKKRLNGNKNYREVMLTLTVLETCVKNCGYRFHALVTTRDFIDGVLVKIISPKNNPPAIVQDKVLALIQAWADAFRSSPDLTGVVHVYEEMKRKGIEFPRSDLETLSPIHTPQRLQTAPELDQPKYSAPVQPKPQPHPASAPPFSAPVTHTSPQIPNLHISGPINPSPEQICKLRSELDIVRGNTKVMSEMLTEMVPGQEDPSDHELLQELNRTCRAMQQRIVELISRVSNEEVTEELLHVNDDLNNIFLRYERYERFRSGRTAQGVNNGVLNEATEDNLIDLGPGSPAVVSPRISATPPSSLPPSVAAVRSASPVTLSSRLAGLDVGSDSVTGTLSSLTTCQPQDDFDMFAQTRTGTIPERKSAPFEDTKASSGVAPTLDVRQQNTGKGDEGEEGVTSEEFDKFLEERAKAAEMVPTLPTPPSDELSAASGASASASKKSGRSEDALFAL
- the tom1l2 gene encoding TOM1-like protein 2 isoform X1 produces the protein MEFLLGNPYSTPVGQCIERATDGSLQSEDWTLNMEICDIINETEDGPKDAIRAVKKRLNGNKNYREVMLTLTVLETCVKNCGYRFHALVTTRDFIDGVLVKIISPKNNPPAIVQDKVLALIQAWADAFRSSPDLTGVVHVYEEMKRKGIEFPRSDLETLSPIHTPQRLQTAPELDQPKYSAPVQPKPQPHPASAPPFSAPVTHTSPQIPNLHISGPINPSPEQICKLRSELDIVRGNTKVMSEMLTEMVPGQEDPSDHELLQELNRTCRAMQQRIVELISRVSNEEVTEELLHVNDDLNNIFLRYERYERFRSGRTAQGVNNGVLNEATEDNLIDLGPGSPAVVSPRISATPPSSLPPSVAAVRSASPVTLSSRLAGLDVGSDSVTGTLSSLTTCQPQDDFDMFAQTRTGTIPERKSAPFEDTKASSGVAPTLDVRQQNTGAALDQSSVMDDIEEWLCTDVKGDEGEEGVTSEEFDKFLEERAKAAEMVPTLPTPPSDELSAASGASASASKKSGRSEDALFAL
- the tom1l2 gene encoding TOM1-like protein 2 isoform X3; translated protein: MEICDIINETEDGPKDAIRAVKKRLNGNKNYREVMLTLTVLETCVKNCGYRFHALVTTRDFIDGVLVKIISPKNNPPAIVQDKVLALIQAWADAFRSSPDLTGVVHVYEEMKRKGIEFPRSDLETLSPIHTPQRLQTAPELDQPKYSAPVQPKPQPHPASAPPFSAPVTHTSPQIPNLHISGPINPSPEQICKLRSELDIVRGNTKVMSEMLTEMVPGQEDPSDHELLQELNRTCRAMQQRIVELISRVSNEEVTEELLHVNDDLNNIFLRYERYERFRSGRTAQGVNNGVLNEATEDNLIDLGPGSPAVVSPRISATPPSSLPPSVAAVRSASPVTLSSRLAGLDVGSDSVTGTLSSLTTCQPQDDFDMFAQTRTGTIPERKSAPFEDTKASSGVAPTLDVRQQNTGAALDQSSVMDDIEEWLCTDVKGDEGEEGVTSEEFDKFLEERAKAAEMVPTLPTPPSDELSAASGASASASKKSGRSEDALFAL
- the atpaf2 gene encoding ATP synthase mitochondrial F1 complex assembly factor 2, with the translated sequence MLRNICRYHRQFGQVFWPFSFPQGHHGPSLSTHLQKAKYSSAITERKKFYENVSISQGEGGLFEINLDKRKLKTPGGKLFTVPNEALAIAVATEWDVQKETLKFYTMHLTTLCNTALDNPTQRTEEQMISAALKFLETDTICYRVEEPPGLVELQRNEWDPVLNWIEQRYNVVIGSSSNIMGPQIPEETKDTFRQHLNSYNFWALTGLEYVITQLKSLVLSFGLIDRHLSVEQAVLLSRLEEEYQIQHWGNVEWAHDYDMYELRARTAAGAMFVYLSSESTAIKRKILQD